One Pseudomonas sp. HOU2 genomic window carries:
- a CDS encoding metallophosphoesterase has translation MSLVSHWEHEYDKVKLRIHGLFTRMEMAWMKLISELEPQEFQAIIKLLQRGHDQAQYVLKNGELPGDEPAVPWELSHGLSILRIGNATPLPQSPDQLATRVLQDGSLLGCRKWELLDLLWSEALLKWIENLRHHATFGTDPAVVQMERDVTLAIAGDWGTGPFDSHAPAVSVANQMQLAQADFTIHLGDVYYAGSHSQEDVDMAGWPMGSHGSFTLNSNHEMYSGAHGYFKELAKRFPGQQGTSYFALINDDWLVVGLDSAYASDAMNLYMDGTLNEPQITWMKALPKRKKIMVLSHHQGFDISGHHQTALYQPVCDALGREPDYWYWGHLHNGIVYAKQGGLNARCAGHGAIPYGNASELNGHSRVLWSETQDANDPAYPLRVLNGYAKVRLVGEDIFEEFIGEDGSVRWSSK, from the coding sequence ATGTCACTGGTCAGTCATTGGGAACACGAGTACGACAAGGTCAAACTGCGCATTCACGGCTTGTTCACGCGCATGGAAATGGCCTGGATGAAGCTCATCAGCGAGCTGGAGCCGCAGGAGTTTCAGGCGATCATCAAGCTGCTGCAGCGCGGTCACGATCAGGCGCAATACGTGCTGAAAAACGGTGAGTTGCCGGGCGATGAGCCGGCGGTGCCGTGGGAGTTGTCCCATGGTCTGTCGATCCTGCGCATCGGCAATGCCACGCCGTTGCCCCAATCGCCCGATCAACTGGCAACCCGGGTGTTGCAGGACGGTAGCCTGCTCGGCTGTCGCAAGTGGGAATTGCTCGACTTGCTGTGGAGCGAGGCATTGCTCAAGTGGATCGAGAACCTGCGCCACCACGCGACCTTCGGCACCGACCCGGCGGTGGTGCAGATGGAGCGCGACGTGACTTTGGCGATTGCCGGCGACTGGGGCACCGGCCCCTTCGACAGCCATGCGCCGGCGGTTTCAGTCGCCAACCAGATGCAACTGGCGCAGGCGGATTTCACCATCCATCTGGGCGACGTGTATTACGCCGGCAGCCACTCGCAGGAAGACGTCGACATGGCCGGTTGGCCGATGGGCAGCCACGGCTCGTTCACCCTCAACTCCAACCACGAGATGTACAGCGGCGCCCACGGCTATTTCAAGGAACTGGCCAAGCGCTTTCCGGGGCAGCAGGGCACCAGTTATTTCGCCTTGATCAACGACGACTGGCTGGTGGTCGGGCTGGATTCGGCGTATGCCTCGGACGCGATGAACCTGTACATGGACGGCACGCTCAACGAACCGCAGATCACCTGGATGAAAGCGCTGCCCAAGCGCAAAAAGATCATGGTGCTCAGCCATCACCAGGGCTTCGATATTTCCGGACATCACCAGACCGCGCTGTATCAACCGGTGTGCGATGCCTTGGGGCGCGAGCCGGATTACTGGTATTGGGGGCATCTGCACAACGGCATCGTCTACGCCAAACAGGGCGGCTTGAATGCGCGCTGTGCCGGGCACGGGGCGATTCCCTATGGCAATGCCAGCGAGCTGAACGGGCATTCGCGGGTGTTGTGGTCGGAGACGCAGGATGCCAATGACCCGGCGTATCCGCTGCGGGTGTTGAACGGGTATGCGAAGGTGCGGTTGGTGGGAGAGGATATTTTTGAGGAGTTTATTGGGGAGGACGGCAGTGTGAGGTGGTCATCCAAGTGA
- a CDS encoding GMC oxidoreductase: MTRIATPISEIKEHYDVIVIGSGYGGGIAASRLSRAGKQVCLLERGREIQPGEYPNTMIAATEELQVHDPDGHIGSRTGLFDLHVNAQQNVVVGCGLGGTSLINANVALEPEPGVFDDPRWPQAVREHRDTLLKDGYARAREMLKPNPYPNTAPNLPKLDANKKSADYLKQGAHFYKPPINVTFDKLPNNLNHVGVEQLPCNQCGDCVSGCNNKAKNTTLMNYLPDAWNHGAEIFCQAEVRHLERDGDGWIVHFQYLDSGREKFDAPTLFVKADIVVVSAGTLGSTEILLRSRDKGLVMSGQLGENMSGNGDILGFGHNCEQTINGIGFGAHSAKELHPVGPCITSIIDMRTEGDWRSRMVIEEGSIPGALGRPMVPAMAGFAELIGKATDDSVSGKLGYKEREAESFLRGPYYGALHNMQTYLIMSHDSGQGRMLLDNKDQLRIDWPGVGEQENFKLGNERLYQSTKAPGGVWVENPIWTQLLKHSIVSVHPLGGCVMGEDAGQGVVNHKGQVFSGAAGTDVYPSLYVTDGAVIPTSLAVNPLLTISAVSERNMGLLAADRGWHIDYTLPSAPRKQVAPPTLGVQFTETMKGYFSRAFTAAQSTDLKVYEAAAKRGEADNSPIDFTLTITANDLNRMIKEPEHAATIVGTVIAPALSPQPLTASNGVFNLFEQFEQQVDTRHMKYDMKLTAEDGNDYFFSAFKTVPEDNGVLNIWHDTSTLYVTLYRGPDKSGEVIGSGVMHIHPTDFAKQMTTMKVLNARNERERIEGLARFGKFFAGILWESYGGVFAGDKYFNPDAPPRLKRPLDAPTPAVHFFPTEDGVELRLTRYQAGSKGPVMLVHGLGVGSNIFSTDTIQTNLLEYLCKHDYDVWLLDFRVSILLPASKKEWNGDQIAQYDFKAAIAQIQQETQAKDVQCVVHCYGATTFFMSLLAGLQGVRSVVCSQIAADTVVATATGLKAGLHLPGMLDAIGIKSMTAYADSKENWFNRLYDKALNGYARIEAQGYCTNPVCHRITFMYASLYRHDTLNETLHDNLHELFGESNIETFEHLALIVRKGHLVDFKGNDVYMPHFERLTMPICFISGAENQCYLPESTLKTYQRVCAVHGPERYSRHVVPGYGHIDCMFGKNAVVDVYPLILEHLEKTALG, from the coding sequence ATGACACGCATCGCAACGCCCATCAGCGAGATCAAGGAACACTACGACGTGATCGTCATCGGCTCCGGTTATGGCGGCGGCATTGCTGCGTCGCGTCTGTCCCGGGCTGGCAAGCAGGTGTGCCTGCTCGAACGCGGGCGGGAAATCCAGCCCGGCGAATACCCCAACACCATGATCGCCGCGACCGAAGAGCTGCAGGTGCATGACCCGGACGGGCATATCGGCTCGCGCACCGGGCTGTTTGATCTGCACGTCAACGCCCAGCAGAACGTGGTAGTCGGCTGTGGCCTCGGCGGCACGTCGCTGATCAATGCCAACGTGGCCCTGGAGCCCGAGCCCGGGGTGTTCGATGACCCGCGCTGGCCGCAGGCGGTGCGCGAGCATCGCGATACGCTGCTCAAGGACGGTTACGCCCGCGCCCGGGAAATGCTCAAGCCCAATCCGTACCCGAACACCGCGCCGAACCTGCCCAAGCTCGACGCCAACAAAAAATCGGCGGACTACCTCAAGCAAGGCGCGCACTTCTACAAGCCGCCGATCAACGTGACCTTCGACAAACTGCCGAACAACCTCAACCACGTCGGCGTCGAGCAACTGCCGTGCAACCAGTGCGGCGACTGCGTCTCGGGCTGTAACAACAAGGCCAAGAACACCACGCTGATGAACTATCTGCCGGATGCCTGGAACCATGGCGCGGAGATTTTCTGCCAGGCTGAGGTGCGGCATCTGGAGCGCGACGGCGATGGCTGGATCGTGCACTTCCAGTACCTCGACAGCGGGCGCGAGAAATTCGACGCGCCGACGCTGTTCGTGAAGGCCGATATCGTCGTGGTCTCCGCCGGCACCCTCGGCTCTACCGAAATTCTGCTGCGTTCGCGGGACAAGGGTCTGGTGATGTCCGGCCAGCTCGGCGAGAACATGAGCGGCAACGGTGACATTCTCGGCTTCGGCCACAACTGCGAACAGACCATCAACGGCATCGGCTTCGGCGCGCATTCGGCCAAGGAACTGCACCCGGTCGGCCCGTGCATCACCTCGATTATCGACATGCGCACCGAAGGTGACTGGCGCAGCCGCATGGTCATCGAGGAAGGCTCGATCCCCGGCGCCCTCGGCCGGCCGATGGTACCGGCGATGGCCGGGTTCGCCGAACTGATCGGCAAGGCCACCGACGACAGTGTCAGCGGCAAGCTTGGTTACAAGGAACGCGAAGCCGAAAGTTTCCTGCGCGGCCCGTACTACGGCGCGCTGCACAACATGCAGACCTACCTGATCATGAGTCACGACAGCGGCCAGGGCCGGATGCTTCTCGACAACAAGGATCAGTTGCGCATCGACTGGCCGGGTGTCGGCGAGCAGGAAAACTTCAAGCTCGGCAACGAACGCCTGTACCAGAGCACCAAGGCGCCGGGCGGGGTCTGGGTCGAGAATCCGATCTGGACCCAACTGCTCAAGCACAGCATCGTCTCGGTGCATCCGCTGGGCGGTTGCGTGATGGGTGAGGATGCCGGGCAAGGGGTGGTCAATCACAAGGGCCAGGTGTTCAGCGGTGCGGCCGGCACCGATGTTTACCCCAGCCTGTATGTGACTGACGGCGCGGTGATTCCGACGTCGCTGGCGGTCAATCCGCTGCTGACCATCTCCGCCGTGAGCGAGCGCAACATGGGCCTGCTCGCCGCCGACCGTGGCTGGCACATCGACTACACGTTGCCCTCGGCACCGCGCAAACAGGTGGCGCCACCGACGCTCGGCGTGCAGTTCACCGAAACCATGAAGGGCTATTTCTCCCGGGCCTTCACCGCTGCGCAAAGCACCGATCTGAAAGTCTACGAAGCTGCGGCCAAACGCGGCGAGGCGGACAACTCGCCGATCGACTTCACCCTGACCATCACCGCCAACGACCTCAACCGGATGATCAAGGAACCGGAACACGCCGCGACCATCGTCGGTACGGTGATTGCCCCGGCGCTGTCGCCACAACCGCTGACCGCCAGCAATGGCGTGTTCAACCTGTTCGAGCAATTCGAGCAGCAGGTCGACACGCGGCACATGAAGTACGACATGAAACTGACCGCCGAGGACGGCAACGACTATTTTTTCAGCGCTTTCAAAACCGTGCCGGAAGACAACGGCGTACTCAACATCTGGCACGACACCAGCACCCTGTACGTGACGCTGTATCGCGGGCCGGACAAGTCGGGCGAGGTGATCGGCTCCGGGGTGATGCATATTCATCCGACCGATTTCGCCAAGCAGATGACCACCATGAAAGTGCTCAACGCGCGTAATGAGCGGGAGCGCATCGAAGGCCTGGCGCGCTTTGGCAAGTTCTTCGCCGGGATTCTTTGGGAGAGTTACGGCGGGGTGTTTGCCGGTGACAAATACTTCAACCCCGACGCGCCGCCACGCCTGAAACGGCCGCTGGATGCGCCGACCCCGGCGGTGCATTTTTTCCCCACCGAGGACGGCGTCGAGCTGCGCCTGACCCGTTATCAGGCCGGCAGCAAAGGCCCGGTGATGCTGGTGCATGGCCTGGGTGTCGGTTCGAATATCTTTTCCACCGACACCATCCAGACCAACCTGCTGGAGTACCTGTGCAAGCACGACTACGACGTGTGGCTGCTGGATTTCCGGGTGAGCATTCTGCTGCCGGCGAGCAAGAAGGAATGGAACGGCGACCAGATCGCCCAGTACGACTTCAAGGCTGCCATTGCGCAGATTCAGCAGGAGACGCAGGCCAAAGACGTGCAGTGCGTGGTGCATTGCTACGGCGCGACGACGTTCTTCATGTCGTTGCTGGCGGGGCTGCAAGGGGTGCGTTCGGTGGTCTGCTCGCAGATTGCCGCTGACACCGTGGTCGCCACAGCCACCGGATTGAAGGCTGGTCTGCACTTGCCGGGAATGCTCGACGCCATCGGCATCAAGTCGATGACGGCTTACGCCGACAGCAAGGAGAACTGGTTCAACCGGCTCTATGACAAAGCCCTCAACGGCTACGCGCGGATCGAGGCGCAGGGCTATTGCACCAACCCGGTGTGCCACCGCATCACCTTCATGTACGCCTCGCTGTACCGCCACGACACGCTCAACGAAACCCTGCACGACAACCTGCACGAGCTGTTCGGCGAGTCGAATATCGAGACCTTCGAGCACCTGGCGCTGATCGTGCGCAAAGGGCATCTGGTGGATTTCAAGGGCAACGACGTGTACATGCCGCACTTCGAGCGGCTGACGATGCCGATCTGCTTTATCAGCGGTGCGGAGAACCAGTGTTACCTGCCGGAAAGCACGCTCAAGACCTACCAGCGAGTCTGCGCAGTCCACGGGCCGGAGCGCTACAGCCGGCACGTAGTGCCGGGTTACGGCCACATCGACTGCATGTTCGGCAAGAACGCGGTGGTGGATGTGTATCCGCTCATCCTTGAACACCTGGAGAAAACGGCCCTCGGTTGA
- a CDS encoding electron transfer flavoprotein subunit beta, with protein MSTKIISLVSIGAHPTSGRPRRAEQDARAVELGLQLAGDNLQVLHAGDVAEPALRAYLGMGLEQLHVLEQPAGADALPGLTAYLRDAGAQVVLTGSQAETGEGSGMLPFLLAEGLGWPLVVGLAQVESITDGSALVLQALPRGQRRRLKVKLPFLATVDNAAPKPRQSAYGPARRGVLNAEDVQVLDDELLAVATLQPAKPRPKRLKVIKAKSGADRMKAATAKASGGGGQVLKGVTAQAGAEAILKLLIEEGVVR; from the coding sequence ATGAGCACAAAGATCATCAGTCTGGTTTCCATCGGTGCCCACCCGACGTCGGGCCGGCCACGCCGCGCCGAACAGGATGCCCGCGCCGTGGAGCTGGGCCTGCAACTGGCTGGGGATAACCTGCAAGTGCTGCATGCCGGGGACGTTGCGGAACCGGCACTGCGCGCCTATCTGGGCATGGGCCTGGAACAGCTGCATGTGCTGGAGCAACCTGCTGGCGCCGACGCCTTGCCGGGGCTCACCGCGTATCTGCGCGATGCCGGCGCCCAGGTGGTGCTGACCGGCAGTCAGGCGGAAACCGGCGAAGGCTCCGGCATGTTGCCGTTCCTGCTCGCCGAGGGGCTGGGCTGGCCGCTGGTGGTGGGGCTGGCGCAGGTCGAGTCGATCACCGACGGTTCGGCGCTGGTGCTGCAAGCCTTGCCCCGTGGGCAGCGACGGCGGTTGAAGGTGAAGCTGCCGTTTCTGGCGACTGTGGATAACGCCGCGCCCAAGCCGCGGCAAAGTGCCTACGGCCCGGCGCGACGCGGGGTGTTGAATGCCGAAGACGTGCAGGTGCTGGACGATGAACTGCTGGCGGTTGCCACGTTGCAACCGGCCAAGCCACGGCCGAAACGTTTGAAGGTGATCAAGGCCAAGAGCGGTGCGGACCGCATGAAGGCGGCGACAGCCAAGGCCAGTGGCGGCGGTGGGCAAGTGCTCAAAGGCGTCACCGCGCAGGCCGGGGCGGAAGCGATCCTCAAACTACTGATCGAAGAAGGGGTTGTTCGCTGA
- a CDS encoding electron transfer flavoprotein subunit alpha/FixB family protein: protein MSDIIRRDPRAEWIARNRLHPLHAAMQPAQHSWMGPNGVIRKNLHGIGFIGPNGIKRIDRSGAQQGGAVKRSATVEVQLPLHQVPAPAFYISVVPDMVGGRLSSHDRDLLGLAHQLAGNDGAVLAVVFGEHKESAFATAGVDRLLVLEGDQFSGYAPEQRVQGLRAVDNQFNPRHWLLPDSRSGGGELGRRFAAALGERPATRVWQVKGQECIGRAGAGLQDLARPVARLILASAECAEPVSETRHEALPVELSTPVVRSLSRIEDLGAVAVDPAAIPMAEAEFIFSGGNGVKDWELFHRTAAALGATEGASRVAVDDGFMARDRQVGASGTWVTARVYVAVGISGAIQHLQGIGACDKVVAINLDPGCDMIKRADLSVIGESAEILQALIAAVAAYRNEAKRDAA, encoded by the coding sequence ATGAGCGACATTATCCGCCGCGACCCGCGCGCCGAATGGATTGCGCGTAACCGTCTGCATCCGCTGCACGCGGCCATGCAACCGGCGCAACACAGCTGGATGGGCCCCAATGGTGTCATCCGCAAGAACCTGCACGGCATCGGTTTCATCGGCCCCAACGGCATCAAGCGTATCGACCGCAGCGGCGCGCAACAGGGCGGGGCGGTCAAACGCTCGGCCACGGTTGAAGTGCAGTTGCCGCTGCATCAGGTACCGGCCCCGGCGTTCTACATCAGCGTGGTGCCGGACATGGTCGGCGGTCGCCTGAGCAGCCACGACCGCGACTTGCTCGGCCTGGCTCATCAACTGGCCGGCAACGACGGCGCGGTGCTGGCGGTGGTGTTTGGCGAGCACAAAGAGAGCGCCTTCGCCACGGCCGGCGTCGATCGCTTGCTGGTACTGGAGGGCGACCAATTCAGTGGTTATGCACCGGAGCAACGGGTGCAGGGCCTGCGGGCTGTGGATAACCAGTTCAACCCGCGTCACTGGCTGCTGCCGGACAGCCGCAGTGGTGGCGGCGAACTCGGTCGGCGCTTTGCTGCCGCACTGGGTGAACGCCCGGCGACACGGGTGTGGCAGGTCAAGGGTCAGGAGTGCATCGGCCGCGCCGGTGCCGGGCTACAGGATCTGGCCCGCCCGGTGGCGCGGTTGATTCTGGCGTCTGCCGAATGTGCGGAACCGGTCAGCGAAACCCGTCATGAGGCACTGCCGGTTGAGTTATCCACACCTGTCGTGCGCAGCCTGTCGCGGATCGAGGATCTTGGCGCGGTAGCGGTGGACCCGGCAGCGATTCCGATGGCCGAAGCCGAGTTCATCTTCTCCGGTGGCAACGGGGTCAAGGATTGGGAGCTTTTCCACAGGACCGCCGCCGCCCTTGGCGCCACCGAAGGCGCTTCGCGGGTGGCGGTGGACGATGGCTTCATGGCCCGCGATCGACAGGTCGGCGCGTCTGGCACCTGGGTTACCGCGCGGGTTTACGTGGCCGTGGGGATTTCCGGGGCGATCCAGCACCTGCAAGGCATCGGTGCCTGCGACAAGGTGGTGGCGATCAACCTCGATCCGGGTTGCGACATGATCAAGCGTGCCGACCTGTCGGTGATCGGCGAAAGCGCGGAAATTCTTCAGGCGTTGATCGCGGCGGTAGCGGCTTACCGCAACGAAGCCAAGCGCGATGCGGCTTAA
- the dgcB gene encoding dimethylglycine demethylation protein DgcB, whose product MLNTLLPILLFAALALAVLGALRRVAMWRRGRASKVDLLGGLLAMPKRYMVDLHHVVARDKYIANTHVATAGGAVASIVLAILVHGFGLHNRILGYALLLMTAVMFVGAIFVYRRRLNPPARLSKGPWMRLPKSLLAFSASFFLVTLPVAGILPENFGGWLLAAILGLGVLWGVSELFFGMTWGGPMKHAFAGALHLAWHRRAERFGGGRSTGLKPLDLNDPSAPLGVEKPKDFTWNQLLGFDACVQCGKCEAACPAFAAGQPLNPKKLIQDMVVGLAGGTDANFAGSPYPGKPIGEHSGNPHQPIVNGLVDAETLWSCTTCRACVEECPMMIEHVDAIVDMRRHLTLEKGATPNKGAEVLENLIATDNPGGFAPGGRMNWAADLNLNLLSEKKSTDVLFWVGDGAFDMRNQRTLRAFVKVLKAAKIDFAVLGLEERDSGDVARRLGDEATFQLLAKRNIHTLAKYNFNRIVTCDPHSFHVLKNEYGAFDGNYLVQHHSTYMAEIIQAGALNLGQHKGNSVTYHDPCYLGRYNGEYEAPREVLRALGIEVKEMQRSGFRSRCCGGGGGAPITDIPGKQRIPDMRMDDIRETGAELVAVGCPQCTAMLEGVVEPRPLIKDIAELVADALLEDAAPNKPTAPAKREPAEAH is encoded by the coding sequence ATGTTGAACACCCTTCTTCCAATCCTGTTGTTCGCAGCCCTGGCCCTTGCGGTGCTGGGCGCGTTGCGGCGGGTGGCCATGTGGCGTCGGGGCCGGGCCTCGAAGGTCGATCTGCTCGGCGGCCTGTTGGCCATGCCCAAGCGTTACATGGTCGACTTGCACCACGTGGTGGCGCGGGACAAATACATCGCCAACACGCACGTCGCCACGGCCGGCGGTGCGGTGGCGTCGATCGTGCTGGCGATTCTGGTGCACGGTTTCGGCCTGCATAACCGCATCCTCGGCTATGCGCTGCTGTTGATGACGGCAGTGATGTTCGTCGGCGCGATCTTCGTTTACCGGCGCCGGCTCAACCCGCCGGCACGGTTGTCGAAAGGCCCGTGGATGCGCCTGCCGAAAAGCCTGCTGGCGTTCTCCGCGTCGTTCTTTCTGGTGACCCTGCCGGTGGCGGGAATCCTCCCGGAGAACTTCGGCGGCTGGCTGCTGGCGGCGATTCTCGGGCTCGGCGTTTTGTGGGGCGTGTCGGAGTTGTTCTTCGGCATGACCTGGGGCGGGCCAATGAAGCACGCCTTCGCCGGTGCCCTGCACCTGGCCTGGCACCGCCGCGCCGAGCGCTTTGGCGGCGGTCGTTCCACCGGTTTGAAACCGCTGGATCTGAATGATCCAAGCGCGCCGCTAGGCGTGGAAAAACCCAAGGATTTCACCTGGAACCAGTTGCTCGGTTTCGACGCCTGCGTGCAGTGCGGCAAGTGCGAAGCGGCGTGCCCGGCCTTCGCTGCCGGCCAGCCGCTGAACCCGAAAAAGCTGATTCAGGACATGGTCGTCGGTCTCGCTGGCGGTACCGATGCCAACTTTGCCGGCAGCCCGTATCCGGGCAAGCCCATTGGTGAACACAGTGGCAATCCGCATCAACCGATCGTCAACGGTCTGGTCGATGCCGAAACCCTGTGGTCGTGCACCACTTGTCGCGCCTGCGTCGAGGAATGCCCGATGATGATCGAGCACGTCGACGCCATCGTCGACATGCGCCGCCACCTGACTCTGGAAAAAGGCGCGACCCCGAACAAGGGCGCCGAAGTCCTGGAAAACCTGATCGCCACCGATAACCCGGGCGGTTTCGCCCCGGGCGGGCGGATGAACTGGGCGGCGGATCTGAACCTCAATCTGCTCAGCGAGAAGAAGTCCACCGACGTGCTGTTCTGGGTCGGCGACGGTGCCTTCGACATGCGCAACCAGCGCACCTTGCGTGCGTTCGTCAAAGTGCTGAAGGCCGCCAAAATCGACTTCGCCGTACTCGGCCTGGAAGAGCGCGACAGCGGCGACGTGGCGCGGCGTTTGGGCGACGAAGCGACCTTCCAGCTGCTCGCCAAACGCAACATCCATACCCTGGCCAAATACAACTTCAACCGCATCGTCACCTGCGATCCGCACAGTTTCCATGTGTTGAAGAACGAGTACGGCGCGTTCGATGGCAACTACCTGGTGCAGCACCACAGCACCTACATGGCGGAAATCATTCAGGCCGGTGCGCTCAATCTCGGTCAGCACAAAGGCAACAGCGTGACCTACCACGACCCGTGCTACCTCGGCCGTTACAACGGCGAATACGAGGCGCCGCGTGAAGTGCTGCGCGCCCTCGGCATCGAGGTCAAAGAGATGCAACGTTCCGGCTTCCGTTCGCGCTGCTGCGGCGGCGGTGGCGGTGCGCCGATCACCGACATTCCCGGCAAGCAGCGAATCCCCGACATGCGCATGGATGACATCCGCGAGACCGGCGCCGAGTTGGTAGCAGTAGGTTGTCCACAGTGCACGGCGATGCTCGAGGGCGTGGTCGAACCGCGTCCGCTGATCAAGGACATCGCCGAACTGGTGGCCGACGCGCTGCTCGAAGACGCCGCGCCGAACAAGCCGACTGCACCGGCCAAACGTGAACCTGCGGAGGCCCACTGA
- the dgcA gene encoding dimethylglycine demethylation protein DgcA, with amino-acid sequence MAFEAMFQPIQIGKLTIRNRVLSTAHAEVYATDGGMTTERYVKYYEEKAKGGIGLAICGGSSVVAIDSPQQWWSSVNLSTDRIIPHFQNLADAMHKHGAKIMIQITHMGRRSRWDGFHWPTLMSPSGIREPVHRATCKTIEPEEIWRVIGNYAQAARRAKAGGLDGVELSAVHQHMIDQFWSPRVNKRTDEWGGTFEGRMKFGLEVLKAVRAEVGDDFCVGMRICGDEFHPDGLSHEDMKQIAKYYDDTGMLDFIGVVGSGCDTHNTLANVIPNMSYPPEPFLHLAAGIKEVVKVPVLHAQNIKDPNQATRILEGGYVDMVGMTRAHIADPHLIAKIKMGQIDQIKQCVGANYCIDRQYQGLDVLCIQNAATSREYMGVPHIIEKSTGPKRKVVIVGAGPAGMEAARVSAERGHDVTLFEKKEFIGGQITTASKAPQRDQIAGITRWFQLELARLKVDLRLGTAADAATILDLRPDVVVLAVGGHPFLEQNEHWGAAEGLVVSSWDVLDGKVAPGKNVLVYDTICEFTGMSVADFLADKGSQVEIVTDDIKPGVAIGGTSFPTYYRSMYPKEVIMTGDMMLEKVYREGDKLVAVLENEYTGAKEERVVDQVVVENGVRPDEEIYYALKEGSRNKGQIDVEALFAIQPQPSLSSTGDGYLLFRIGDCVAQRNTHAAIYDALRLCKDF; translated from the coding sequence ATGGCTTTCGAAGCTATGTTCCAGCCGATCCAGATCGGCAAACTGACCATCCGCAACCGCGTGCTCAGCACCGCGCACGCTGAGGTCTACGCGACTGACGGTGGCATGACCACCGAGCGCTACGTCAAATACTACGAAGAGAAAGCCAAGGGCGGCATCGGCCTGGCGATCTGCGGCGGTTCGTCGGTGGTCGCCATCGACAGCCCGCAGCAATGGTGGAGTTCGGTCAACCTGTCCACCGACCGGATCATCCCGCACTTCCAGAATCTCGCCGACGCCATGCACAAGCACGGCGCCAAGATCATGATCCAGATTACCCACATGGGCCGCCGCTCACGTTGGGACGGTTTTCACTGGCCGACCCTGATGTCGCCGTCGGGCATCCGTGAACCGGTGCACCGTGCGACCTGCAAGACCATCGAGCCGGAAGAGATCTGGCGGGTGATCGGCAACTACGCGCAAGCTGCGCGCCGCGCCAAGGCCGGTGGCCTGGACGGTGTCGAGCTGTCCGCCGTGCACCAGCACATGATCGACCAGTTCTGGAGCCCGCGGGTCAACAAGCGAACTGACGAATGGGGCGGCACCTTCGAAGGCCGGATGAAGTTTGGTCTGGAAGTGCTGAAAGCCGTACGCGCCGAGGTCGGTGACGACTTCTGCGTCGGCATGCGCATCTGCGGTGACGAGTTCCACCCGGACGGTCTGTCCCACGAGGACATGAAGCAGATCGCCAAGTATTACGACGACACCGGCATGCTCGATTTCATCGGCGTGGTCGGCTCGGGTTGCGACACCCACAACACCCTGGCCAACGTGATTCCGAACATGAGTTATCCGCCGGAGCCGTTCCTGCACCTGGCGGCCGGGATCAAGGAAGTGGTCAAGGTGCCGGTGCTGCACGCGCAGAACATCAAGGACCCGAACCAGGCTACGCGCATCCTTGAGGGTGGTTATGTCGACATGGTCGGCATGACCCGCGCGCACATCGCCGACCCGCACCTGATCGCCAAGATCAAGATGGGCCAGATCGACCAGATCAAACAGTGCGTCGGTGCCAACTATTGCATCGACCGTCAGTATCAAGGTCTGGACGTGCTGTGCATCCAGAACGCCGCGACCTCCCGTGAATACATGGGCGTGCCGCACATCATCGAAAAGTCCACCGGGCCGAAACGCAAGGTTGTGATCGTCGGTGCCGGGCCAGCCGGGATGGAAGCAGCACGCGTCTCAGCCGAACGTGGCCACGACGTGACCCTGTTCGAGAAGAAAGAATTCATCGGCGGGCAGATCACCACCGCCTCGAAAGCGCCGCAGCGTGACCAGATCGCCGGGATCACCCGCTGGTTCCAGCTGGAGCTGGCGCGGCTGAAAGTCGACCTGCGTCTGGGCACTGCGGCCGATGCGGCAACCATCCTCGATCTGCGTCCGGACGTGGTGGTGCTGGCGGTCGGTGGGCATCCATTCCTTGAGCAGAACGAACACTGGGGCGCCGCCGAAGGGTTGGTGGTCAGCAGCTGGGACGTGCTCGACGGCAAGGTCGCGCCGGGCAAGAACGTGCTGGTCTACGACACCATTTGCGAGTTCACCGGGATGTCGGTCGCCGACTTCCTCGCCGACAAGGGCAGCCAGGTCGAGATTGTCACCGACGACATCAAGCCGGGCGTGGCCATTGGCGGCACCTCATTCCCGACCTACTACCGCAGCATGTACCCCAAAGAAGTGATCATGACCGGCGACATGATGCTGGAGAAGGTCTACCGCGAAGGCGACAAGCTGGTGGCGGTGCTGGAGAACGAATACACCGGCGCCAAAGAGGAGCGGGTGGTCGATCAGGTGGTGGTGGAAAACGGCGTGCGTCCGGACGAGGAAATCTACTACGCGCTCAAAGAGGGTTCGCGCAACAAGGGCCAGATCGACGTGGAAGCGCTGTTCGCGATCCAGCCGCAACCTTCGCTGAGCAGCACCGGCGACGGCTACTTGCTGTTCCGCATCGGCGACTGCGTGGCGCAGCGCAATACCCACGCTGCGATCTACGACGCCCTGCGGCTCTGCAAGGATTTCTAA